The genomic interval CTATCTGCTCGCCGGCCTCGGCGCACTGGGAAACGGCTCGGCAGGCAACATCCGCCGGTATTTCCGATGCAACCGGTGCGGAACGCCGTTCCATTAGCTCACTCTGCTCGTCCGACGGAAAACGGTTTCAACTTCACGCCCGAAATGCACGGCAATCCGCAGAAGGACTGCTCGGCTTTTTCTTGCGATCAGACGTTCCGGTTTGTGGCTGCGTTCCGGACACATGGCCAGAAGCACCCGGACGCTGTGAAAAACCGGCAGAGACCCCGGCCCGACATCGTCTTATCCGAAATTCCGATTATCTTGCATTTCCGACCAAGCGTTGCCGGTCCGGCAACGGGAGAATCGCCGACGCGCTTCCGGACGGCTCCGCGACGGATTCCCCGTTTCAGAACTTCCATTTCGAAGAGAGCGAGCAGGTAACGTAATCGTATCCGGAGCCGAAGTCCGTTCGCAAAGCGGCGAGCGACCGCTTCCGGCAAAAGCTCCGGCAAACGAAATACGGAGAGGAACGCCCGCGAGATGCGGCGCCCCGTGCGCCGGCCGTCACATCATATGACCGAAACGACGACGGCCCAGCGCATGCCGCAACACGATGCTGCCGCGGAATATCCAGCGCGAGCTGGCCACGCGGCCGCGCTGAATCGCGCGCCGCTTCCGATGAAGCGAGCCGCGGCGACGGTGGAAGTCCATATGAGCGCGGAATACCTGTCTGAAAAAATCGGGACGCCCCTGAACCAGAAAAACGAGAGCGGCCGCGCCGTCGAGCGCCATCCGGGCGAACAGCACCGGCCAGAACGACAGCGGGGAGAGGTTCTTGAACAGCATGCACAGATTGTTGCGGAAGTTCAGATAGATCTTCTGCGGACTGTTGTTCGGCAGCGTGCCGCCCCCGACATGCAGCACGCAACTACGGGGCTCGACCCGTACCGCATAACCGGCCAGCTGGGCCCTCCAGCAGAAATCGATCTCCTCCATGTGGGCGAAGAAATCGCCGTCGAACCCTCCCAGCGAGCGAAACACGTCGGCTCGGACGGCCATGCAGGCGCCCGATGCCCAGAACACCTCGCGCGGATCGTCGTACTGTCCCTTGTCGGACTCGATCGAATCGAGTATGCGGCCGCGACAGAAAGGATAGCCCAGAAAATCGATGAACCCGCCGGCCGCACCGGCATACTCGAACTTGTCCGGCTCGCCGAACGAGCGGATTTTCGGAGACACGGCGGCGACCGACCCGTCGCCGTCGAGCGTGCGGACCAGCGGATCGAGCCACCCCTCGGTCACTTCGACATCGGAATTGAGCAGTACGAAATACTCGGCGTTCAGCCCGGCGAGCGCCCGGTTGTATCCCTCCGCATAGCCGTAGTTGCGGTCGAGCCGCAACAATTCGACCTGAGGATAACGACGCTCGAGGAAACGGACCGAATCGTCGGTCGAGCCGTTGTCGGCCACGACGATCCCCGCGCCCGGCGTGCGCGAAACGAGGGAGGGAAGAAAGCGCTCCAGATAATCGCGCCCGTTCCAGTTCAGTATGACGATTTTTACTCGGGTCATGCTTCCGGGATATTATGCGTTTCCGTATCGCGGGAATGGCGCATGTCGTAATCCGCGGGCTTTTTGTGCTTCCAGCGACGATGCGACCACATCCACAACTCGGGCGACTCGCGGATCATCGCCTCGAGCAACGCGATATAACGTTCGGTTATCTGATGCTCGGCCACCGGCTCTACTCCGTCGTAAACGAGTTTGAACTCGGCTTCGTAATGCCGGGGAGCCACCTTGCGCACGTGCATGAAATAAACGGGCATTTTCAATTTCAGGGCCATCTTCTCGATGCCCGAGAAGAAAGGAGTGTCCTGCTCGAGGAAACGGTACCAATGCTTGATCTCGTGCCA from Alistipes ihumii AP11 carries:
- a CDS encoding glycosyltransferase family 2 protein, giving the protein MTRVKIVILNWNGRDYLERFLPSLVSRTPGAGIVVADNGSTDDSVRFLERRYPQVELLRLDRNYGYAEGYNRALAGLNAEYFVLLNSDVEVTEGWLDPLVRTLDGDGSVAAVSPKIRSFGEPDKFEYAGAAGGFIDFLGYPFCRGRILDSIESDKGQYDDPREVFWASGACMAVRADVFRSLGGFDGDFFAHMEEIDFCWRAQLAGYAVRVEPRSCVLHVGGGTLPNNSPQKIYLNFRNNLCMLFKNLSPLSFWPVLFARMALDGAAALVFLVQGRPDFFRQVFRAHMDFHRRRGSLHRKRRAIQRGRVASSRWIFRGSIVLRHALGRRRFGHMM